One window of Paenibacillus sp. FSL K6-3182 genomic DNA carries:
- a CDS encoding S66 peptidase family protein, with protein sequence MIKYPRFEEGATIGVTAPSHGVSASMYDSFKLACRRMETKGYSVICGETVWTQNKAKSSPAKKRADEFNEMMSSDHIDIVIPPWGGELLIEMLEYIDFNRLNDKWIMGYSDISVLLFATTLKTGIATAHGANLFDLRGEYSDETTAMWQPVLSTKAGESIIQYSSNNYQKEWQHDNPTPFVFHLNEPTYWKSTSNQQVKTEGRILGGCIDVIRHLVGTPYGDVSAFREQFIDGEPILWYLENCELSTVDLRRSLVQMKLAGWFEQSPCILFGRSPANQPVDGYTVEDVYQELAEELQIPIIYDVDCGHVPPQITLINGAYAEVEVNEGKGIVKQYFK encoded by the coding sequence ATGATCAAATATCCGAGGTTTGAAGAAGGAGCAACGATAGGCGTAACGGCACCATCGCATGGGGTTTCTGCTTCTATGTATGACTCGTTTAAGCTGGCTTGCAGACGTATGGAGACGAAAGGGTATTCAGTCATTTGTGGGGAGACAGTTTGGACGCAAAATAAAGCCAAATCATCACCTGCCAAAAAACGTGCCGATGAGTTTAATGAAATGATGAGCAGCGATCACATTGATATCGTCATTCCTCCATGGGGAGGTGAGCTGTTGATTGAGATGCTTGAATATATTGATTTCAACCGCTTAAATGATAAATGGATAATGGGCTATTCAGATATAAGCGTGCTGCTGTTTGCGACTACGTTAAAGACAGGCATAGCGACTGCACATGGTGCTAATTTATTTGATCTAAGAGGCGAATATTCGGATGAGACGACAGCCATGTGGCAACCGGTTTTATCAACTAAGGCGGGAGAATCTATCATTCAATACTCTTCTAACAATTATCAAAAAGAATGGCAGCACGATAATCCAACCCCTTTTGTATTTCATTTGAACGAGCCTACATACTGGAAATCGACCTCCAACCAACAAGTGAAGACCGAGGGGCGTATACTTGGAGGCTGTATTGATGTGATTAGACATTTAGTAGGCACACCTTATGGTGATGTATCCGCTTTTCGAGAGCAGTTTATCGATGGTGAGCCTATTTTGTGGTACCTCGAAAACTGTGAGTTATCGACCGTAGATTTACGAAGATCACTGGTTCAAATGAAGCTGGCAGGCTGGTTTGAGCAAAGCCCATGCATTTTGTTCGGACGGAGTCCAGCAAATCAACCTGTAGATGGTTATACCGTTGAAGATGTATATCAAGAGCTCGCTGAAGAGCTTCAAATTCCGATCATTTATGATGTGGATTGCGGGCATGTCCCTCCGCAAATTACGCTCATAAACGGTGCTTATGCCGAAGTGGAAGTTAATGAGGGTAAAGGTATAGTCAAGCAGTATTTTAAATAA
- a CDS encoding glycoside hydrolase family 32 protein: MKIHKQGWVIRLENTTSKQDLHQRYIANANKALQENVKTIDTTYRLHYHMMPPAGWMNDPNGMIYFEGHYHLFYQHDPYQSKQGPMHWGHARSKDLVHWEHLPVAIAPSEDYDKAEFGGQGCWSGSAVDNNGVLTLIYTGHVDGKTPEEVQALATSTDGVTFHKYAANPVIGDSPDAQRFGFRDPKVWKHEDKWHMVVGYGKDGLGKGLIYTSSDLLSWEYQGAAVQSDGTMGDMWECPDLFPLGEGNQHTLLISPMNIAPIKNLYLSGTFDYASCRFEKQQMGQIDYGFDFYAPQTLLDDQGRRIMIAWMNIWGAKMPEQAHGWLGGMTLPRELTLAADGTVRSNPVPELSVLRGQQVSVSDVALSNNEFVKIEGVHGDSLEMDIVFDLAGTEATEVGIRVRSSEDGTAYTEISYCISEQKIYMDRNLGGEGDGGVSEAPLQLSSDGRLQLRLFLDRSSIELFAGEGRVAMTNRVYPRPEDTGISFFSRGGDALLQTMNAWQLRSIWS; encoded by the coding sequence ATGAAAATTCACAAGCAAGGATGGGTGATCAGGTTGGAAAATACGACAAGCAAACAAGACCTTCATCAACGTTATATTGCAAATGCGAATAAAGCGCTTCAAGAAAATGTGAAAACGATTGATACAACATATCGGCTTCATTATCATATGATGCCGCCAGCAGGCTGGATGAATGACCCGAACGGCATGATTTATTTTGAAGGACATTATCATCTGTTTTATCAGCATGATCCCTATCAATCGAAGCAAGGTCCGATGCACTGGGGACATGCTAGAAGCAAGGATTTAGTTCATTGGGAGCATCTGCCGGTTGCGATAGCACCCTCCGAGGATTATGACAAAGCGGAGTTTGGCGGACAGGGCTGTTGGTCAGGAAGCGCAGTTGATAACAACGGCGTTTTAACGTTAATTTATACGGGACATGTTGATGGCAAAACACCGGAAGAGGTTCAAGCTTTAGCAACAAGCACCGATGGTGTGACGTTCCACAAGTATGCTGCTAATCCGGTGATCGGTGATTCACCTGACGCGCAGCGGTTCGGATTCCGTGATCCGAAGGTGTGGAAGCATGAAGATAAATGGCATATGGTCGTTGGTTACGGCAAAGACGGACTTGGCAAAGGGTTAATTTATACGTCAAGCGATTTGCTGAGCTGGGAATATCAAGGTGCAGCTGTTCAGAGTGATGGCACGATGGGCGATATGTGGGAATGTCCAGATCTATTCCCGCTTGGAGAAGGCAATCAGCATACGCTGCTCATCTCCCCGATGAATATTGCACCTATCAAAAACCTGTATTTGTCAGGGACGTTCGATTACGCAAGCTGCCGCTTTGAGAAGCAGCAGATGGGACAAATCGATTATGGCTTTGACTTTTATGCGCCGCAAACGCTGCTTGATGATCAAGGCAGAAGAATTATGATCGCATGGATGAACATATGGGGAGCTAAGATGCCAGAGCAAGCGCATGGCTGGCTTGGCGGAATGACACTGCCGCGCGAATTGACGTTAGCAGCGGATGGTACGGTAAGAAGCAATCCAGTGCCGGAGCTTTCCGTGCTGCGTGGACAACAGGTTTCGGTGTCTGATGTAGCTCTATCAAACAACGAATTTGTCAAAATAGAAGGCGTCCATGGAGACTCTCTTGAAATGGATATTGTATTTGATCTGGCTGGAACGGAAGCAACAGAAGTAGGTATTCGTGTACGCAGCTCCGAGGATGGGACGGCCTATACTGAAATTAGCTATTGCATAAGCGAACAAAAGATTTATATGGATCGTAATCTCGGCGGTGAAGGCGATGGCGGAGTTAGCGAGGCGCCGCTTCAGTTGTCTTCAGACGGGCGTTTGCAGCTAAGATTGTTTCTTGATCGCTCCTCTATTGAATTGTTTGCAGGCGAAGGCAGAGTCGCTATGACCAATCGGGTTTATCCGAGACCTGAAGATACAGGTATCTCTTTCTTTTCTCGCGGCGGCGATGCGCTGCTTCAAACCATGAATGCTTGGCAGCTGCGCTCGATTTGGTCATGA
- a CDS encoding DinB family protein: protein MYKHIKDFAATWQYETEATMRTLEMLTDESLGQQITSDHRTLGRVAWHLVQTLHEMPSRTGLSFEGPGEDMPVPASAADIASVYKRTSQALLDAIQSSWKDENLLIMSDMYGDQWPNGLMLDILVKHEIHHRGQMTVLMRQAGLRVPDLYGPTKEQWAEYGALPPVI, encoded by the coding sequence ATGTATAAACACATTAAAGATTTTGCCGCAACTTGGCAGTATGAAACGGAAGCAACAATGCGGACACTGGAGATGCTGACCGACGAGTCTCTTGGCCAACAGATAACAAGCGATCATAGAACGCTTGGACGTGTTGCATGGCACCTTGTACAGACGTTGCATGAAATGCCATCTCGGACGGGACTGTCTTTCGAAGGACCGGGCGAAGATATGCCGGTGCCAGCTTCGGCAGCAGACATCGCGTCAGTCTATAAGAGGACCTCACAAGCGCTCCTTGATGCTATACAGTCCAGTTGGAAAGATGAGAATCTGCTTATCATGAGCGATATGTATGGTGATCAATGGCCAAACGGCTTAATGCTGGATATTCTCGTAAAGCATGAGATTCATCATCGTGGTCAGATGACAGTCCTGATGCGTCAGGCAGGCCTTCGTGTGCCGGATCTTTATGGCCCGACAAAAGAGCAGTGGGCCGAGTACGGAGCGCTACCTCCAGTAATTTAG
- a CDS encoding DnaA N-terminal domain-containing protein, whose product MLDNVKVGKNILDLRKGLSLTQVELSNLLGVSHQAVSKWEQGECLPDIEVLLKLGQVFSKSVEELLLSERVYGEPVIHEVKNTKIEVTEQLDVWTKALDKIQSEISIPSFNTWFKSTKAEYVESTYLIYSPNNFTTEWLYQRYSNFIMQILEEITGESDFKIEFRSMDNSSTNFESSLIPGRASLWLS is encoded by the coding sequence GTGTTAGATAATGTAAAAGTCGGTAAAAACATATTGGACTTGCGGAAGGGACTATCATTAACGCAAGTAGAACTTTCCAATTTACTGGGCGTAAGCCATCAAGCCGTTTCCAAGTGGGAACAAGGCGAATGTTTGCCTGATATCGAAGTTCTGCTAAAACTAGGACAGGTCTTCAGCAAGTCTGTTGAAGAACTTCTTCTAAGTGAAAGGGTATATGGGGAGCCAGTAATTCATGAAGTTAAGAATACTAAAATAGAAGTAACAGAACAACTTGATGTCTGGACAAAAGCATTGGACAAAATACAAAGCGAAATTTCAATTCCAAGCTTCAATACATGGTTTAAGAGTACGAAGGCAGAGTACGTGGAAAGTACATATTTAATTTACAGTCCGAACAACTTTACTACGGAATGGTTATACCAAAGATACTCCAATTTCATTATGCAAATTCTCGAAGAAATTACTGGTGAATCCGACTTTAAAATCGAGTTTCGATCAATGGATAATTCTTCGACTAATTTTGAATCAAGTCTAATTCCAGGTAGAGCGAGTTTATGGTTAAGCTAA
- a CDS encoding serine hydrolase domain-containing protein yields the protein MKDLHNFVSEYTKDKKHLHLAIGIIREGGIEYFSFSNNQKRSTIPPEHMLFEIGSITKVFTSILLLEMEREKLLSSDDMVGKFVPNVKNDYLNKVTLKSLATHTSGLPRLATNHNLAKKRSNPYSMYTEQDLTAFLSNADYTDSIGSFGYSNIGVGLLGSILCKVSGSKYDELLKKYITSPLEMNETAVTLDSEQNRRFLNGHASTGKRVPHWDLSIHEGAGGIKSSVNDLSLFVQANLNDDNPIASTLQKSHIPIWIGNSNRHFGWGEDKLLDKGILWHNGGSAGFNSYLAFNKELRVGIVLLSNYSFFSNSLMDYYVAQLIKWITKKEPSQGTMIDVTGLKIFEAILSSEKS from the coding sequence ATGAAGGATTTACATAATTTTGTTTCAGAGTACACGAAAGATAAGAAACATTTACATCTTGCGATCGGGATTATTAGAGAGGGCGGTATTGAATACTTTTCGTTCAGTAATAATCAAAAGAGAAGTACGATTCCTCCTGAGCATATGTTGTTTGAAATCGGCTCCATAACCAAAGTTTTCACATCCATTCTCTTATTAGAAATGGAACGGGAAAAACTGCTTTCCTCGGATGACATGGTTGGTAAGTTTGTGCCAAACGTTAAAAACGATTATTTGAATAAGGTTACTTTGAAAAGTCTTGCTACTCATACCTCTGGTTTACCTAGATTGGCAACAAACCACAATCTGGCTAAAAAAAGATCGAATCCTTATTCAATGTATACCGAGCAAGATTTAACTGCTTTTCTATCTAATGCTGACTACACGGATAGTATTGGTTCATTTGGATATTCCAATATCGGTGTGGGCTTACTGGGGAGTATTCTATGCAAAGTGTCAGGAAGCAAGTATGATGAACTGTTGAAAAAATACATAACGAGCCCATTAGAGATGAATGAGACAGCCGTTACACTTGATTCAGAACAGAATAGAAGGTTTTTGAATGGACATGCTTCAACTGGGAAGAGAGTCCCTCACTGGGATCTCTCTATACATGAAGGAGCTGGGGGGATTAAGTCATCGGTTAACGATTTGAGTTTATTTGTCCAAGCCAATCTAAATGATGATAATCCGATAGCCTCTACACTGCAAAAAAGTCATATCCCTATATGGATCGGAAATTCAAACCGCCATTTTGGCTGGGGTGAGGATAAACTTCTAGATAAAGGTATCCTCTGGCATAACGGGGGTTCAGCTGGTTTTAACAGTTATCTAGCTTTCAACAAGGAACTCCGTGTAGGAATTGTATTGCTATCCAATTATTCTTTTTTCTCGAATTCTCTTATGGATTATTATGTTGCTCAATTAATAAAATGGATTACTAAAAAAGAGCCTTCTCAAGGAACTATGATAGACGTTACAGGGTTAAAAATATTTGAAGCCATCCTAAGTAGTGAAAAGTCATGA
- the panD gene encoding aspartate 1-decarboxylase, which yields MFREIHKSKIHRAVVTEANLNYVGSITIDQDILDASNILENEKVQVVNINNGARLETYAITGPRGSGMVCLNGAAARMVQPGDLVIIISYAMMEDHEARVYKPDVVIMDENNRIVTDKYQELHSTTV from the coding sequence ATGTTTAGAGAAATTCACAAATCCAAAATTCACCGTGCGGTCGTTACGGAAGCAAATTTGAATTATGTAGGCAGCATCACGATTGATCAAGATATTTTAGACGCATCCAATATTTTAGAGAACGAGAAAGTACAAGTTGTAAATATCAATAACGGCGCACGGTTGGAGACGTATGCGATCACTGGCCCAAGAGGCTCAGGCATGGTTTGTCTAAATGGAGCGGCTGCGCGAATGGTTCAGCCAGGAGATCTCGTTATTATTATCTCCTACGCTATGATGGAAGATCATGAAGCGAGGGTGTACAAGCCCGATGTGGTCATTATGGATGAGAATAATCGGATTGTGACGGACAAGTATCAAGAGCTGCACTCTACAACGGTATAA